The following proteins are co-located in the Phocoena phocoena chromosome 1, mPhoPho1.1, whole genome shotgun sequence genome:
- the ALDH4A1 gene encoding delta-1-pyrroline-5-carboxylate dehydrogenase, mitochondrial produces the protein MLLLQSPPALRRALLARPWRAAGLCWKHVSSLKVANEPVLAFTQGSPERDALQKALKELKGRTEAIPCVVGDEEVWTSDVRYQLSPFNHGHKVAKFCYADKALLHRAIEAALAARKEWDLKPVADRAQVFLKAADMLSGPRRAEVLAKTMVGQGKTVIQAEIDAAAELIDFFRFNAKFAVELEGEQPISVPPSTNSVVYRGLEGFVAAISPFNFTAIGGNLAGAPALMGNVVLWKPSDTAMLASYAVYRILREAGLPPNIIQFVPADGPTFGDTVTSSEHLCGINFTGSVPTFKHLWKQVAQNLDRFHTFPRLAGECGGKNFHFVHRSADVDSVVSGTLRSAFEYGGQKCSACSRLYVPRSLWSQIKGRLLEERSRIKVGNPAEDFGSFFSAVIDAKSFSRIRKWLEHAHSSPSLTVLAGGQCDDSVGYFVEPCIIESKDPQDPIMKEEIFGPVLTVYVYPDDKYKETLRLVDSTTSYGLTGAVFAQDKDVVREATEMLRNAAGNFYINDKSTGSVVGQQPFGGARTSGTNDKPGGPHYILRWTSPQVIKETHKPLGDWRYPYMQ, from the exons GCTGTGTTGGAAGCACGTCTCCTCCCTGAAGGTGGCCAATGAGCCCGTCTTGGCATTCACGCAGGGCAGCCCTGAGCGAGATGCACTGCAGAAG gcctTGAAGGAGCTGAAGGGCCGGACGGAAGCCATCCCATGCGTGGTGGGGGACGAGGAGGTGTGGACTTCGGACGTGCGGTACCAGCTGTCT cCCTTTAACCATGGACACAAGGTGGCCAAGTTCTGCTATGCAGACAAG GCCCTGCTTCACAGAGCCATCGAGGCCGCCTTGGCCGCCAGGAAAGAGTGGGACCTGAAGCCTGTTGCAGACCGGGCCCAGGTCTTCCTAAAGGCAGCAGATATGCTCAGTGGGCCGCGCAGGGCAGAGGTCCTGGCCAAGACCATGGTGGGACAG GGGAAGACAGTGATCCAAGCAGAGATCGATGCTGCAGCCGAACTCATTGACTTCTTCCGATTCAACGCCAAGTTTGCCGTGGAGCTGGAGGGGGAGCAGCCCATCAGTGTGCCGCCGAGCACCAACAGCGTGGTGTACCGGGGGCTGGAG ggcttCGTGGCAGCCATCTCCCCCTTTAACTTCACTGCGATCGGCGGCAACCTGGCGGGGGCGCCGGCCTTGATG GGCAACGTGGTCCTGTGGAAGCCCAGTGACACTGCCATGCTGGCCAGCTATGCTGTCTACCGCATCCTCCGGGAGGCCGGTCTGCCCCCCAACATCATCCAGTTTGTGCCAGCTGATGGGCCCACATTTGGGGACACTGTCACCAGCTCGGAGCACCTGTGTGGCATCAACTTCACAGGCAGCGTGCC CACCTTCAAACACCTGTGGAAGCAGGTGGCCCAGAACCTGGACCGGTTCCACACCTTCCCGCGCCTGGCCGGAG AGTGTGGCGGGAAGAACTTCCACTTTGTGCACCGCTCGGCCGACGTGGACAGCGTGGTGAGCGGGACCCTGCGCTCAGCCTTCGAGTACGGCGGCCAGAAGTGCTCGGCCTGCTCCCGCCTCTACGTGCCCCGCTCGCTGTGGTCGCAGATCAAAGGGCGGCTGCTGGAGGAGCGCAGCAGGATCAAAGTGGGCAAC CCTGCAGAGGATTTTGGGAGCTTCTTCTCCGCCGTGATTGATGCCAAG TCCTTCAGCCGCATCAGGAAGTGGCTGGAGCACGCCCACTCCTCGCCCAGCCTCACCGTCCTGGCTGGGGGCCAGTGTGACGACTCCGTGGGCTACTTTGTGGAGCCCTGCATCATCGAGAGCAAGGACCCCCAGGATCCCATCATGAAGGAG GAGATCTTCGGGCCTGTGCTGACCGTGTACGTCTACCCGGATGACAAGTACAAAGAGACGCTGAGGCTGGTCGACAGCACCACGAGCTATGGCCTCACGGGGGCAGTATTTGCCCAGGATAA GGATGTCGTCCGGGAGGCCACAGAGATGCTGAGGAACGCTGCCGGCAACTTCTACATCAACGACAAGTCCACTGGCTCGGTGGTGGGCCAGCAGCCCTTCGGGGGGGCCCGAACCTCTG GGACTAATGACAAGCCAGGAGGGCCCCACTACATCCTGCGGTGGACGTCACCCCAGGTCATCAAGGAGACCCACAAGCCTCTGGGGGATTGGCGCTACCCGTACATGCAGTGA